Genomic window (Magnolia sinica isolate HGM2019 chromosome 10, MsV1, whole genome shotgun sequence):
CGTATTTATAGATAGTTGCTTCATAGAAATATGAtttgtagtatatgtgattggactcactaatggcttggaagccttaattTTAAACTATTTTACATAGTTTAacttgcatattagtttaagttgaGCAATTGTGTTTAAATAGACATAAATTTCATTTAGTCCTAATCACCCCACAGAACATAGTCATCATTGATTAGCTCCGCCAAGCTTCTGCACGTAGTTGTCGTATCATATTcctcacaatttcaattggtatctgAGAAGGTTCCTCCTAAAAGGCTTAACCACCAGGAGTGAGATCCGAATGAGCCTTAGAATGATGTTTTCCTATAGGGGAAAAGCTAAAGTTACCGAAGAACATAAACATATTTGTAAATCTATTATGGGTAAGCCTATTGGGGACAATAGATGATTTGAACTTGATAGTCATATGTTTGCCTCTACCCCTCCAGTAATCCAAAGGAAATTGTCTACTTTTGAAAGTAGACCAAGAACTTCTCATGTATGTCATGCTTGTGGAGATGTTGGACACCTTAAATTTGAATGTGTTATCTTAAAAATGGTACAATCCACCACAGTTGCAAACCATAGTGGTACATTCTTCATGAAGGTGTTGCTAACTCTAATTGCCCGACTTAATAAAAAGGCCAAGTCAATGTTAATCAAGGGAAAATGCTTATCAGGATGGGACTAACACAAATAAATCTCCTACCGATACCGAACATACATCTCCAATTAAGAAATCACCTATGGGAGATGCATTTAGGAATATCATTCCCCCTCTCGAAAATAATTCAAGTCCTAGGAAATTCACACTCAAGTGAGTTGTGAAGAGAGATGTGTAACCTTAGAAGGTCTATAAGGGGCTGaattgttaaatcaaaggatCAAGCCTTATCTTTAAGCTCAATAATTAAATTTAAGGATTTCAGCCTCATTTATGAGCCTAATTGAAAATTTGAGGATTTCAGCCTCATGGTGAGCATATAGGAAAATATGAGGATTCTAGTCTCTTATGCTTAATAGTTAAATTTGAGGATTATAGCCTCATTTGTATTGATGGTTTAAGCTTTAAATTTGTTGAATTTTGATACCACATATTTTTAGCTTAGACTATCACTGATCATTCCTAATTTGATTGgtatatcttttgaatgaccaTAATAAGCATGCTCTATATTTTAATGTTCATATGCACCATTTAATCCCATGTCAATATGTACCTTATTATTGGTAAATCTAGAACTTATAGAGTTATTATATGCTATGTTTTTATTGGTATATCTATTGGAattaactctttgtcaaatatTGACAAAAATGAAGTGAAAGTCAAGTCCTGCCAAAACAATGAATTCCGTTTTGCATGATTTGTTTGTTCTATTCAAACATTAATGAAGATGAGGGTAATTATGGGGGAGCCTTACAAATGTTACATGTCTCGAGTCCTATATTTAAATTTGTATATAATTGAACTCTTGGGCATGTAATATTTTGTGTTGTTTTGTTATGTTGttggtatagaccatgacattgTCTAGGTTAtatttttgtcacgtaattgataaaAGGGAAGATTGCTAGCGCACTGATTTGTGTATCTTGTTTGTTAATTATGTGAGTCTGTGTGTCATGTattcggttgagcccttggaagctaaagactgaagacacaagaggaTATGAACATCAATGAAtaaagaacatgtaaatgaggtACCTTGTTGACCCTAGCCTTAATccaaaacaacccttgaacctctaaatgatcctatCCTTAATAAGAAAACCTTTTATGATTATCTCAAAGCATTATGAGCCTTAATTAAACATGATAATATAGACTAAGAGCTCCAAAGTTGTTGGAAATCTAAACTATCCAAACCAGCAATCTTAGTAGTATGCTCGAGTAAAGGTCAATCGATCAAGTCGATCTACTAAATATGGCAAAAAATATCTAACAATCTATGGCCTAAAATATAAATTAGTTCGGGCGCTTGAGACACGAGCTTGATTGATCGAGGAATCTTGGATTCCTCTTGAGCGATCGAGATAGATCAATCGAACGTAACCAAAACAGTCCAACGAGTTCACTAGACCATTTTCGACCAAGTTTGATTGATCGAAGACTAGGCTTGATTGATGGAGCCTATCCATTGGAGATCTGTTGAAGCTTTTTGTTATAATTATTGCTTCGAATCTTTGGAAAAATTAGAGAGTTTTGGTGAAATTGAAGCTTAGGTGAATCCCTAATCATATCTCATACCCTAAGCCCCTTATATTCTATTAGATTTGATTCTTCTTGAGCTTTATAAGTCCAATGAGGATTCCAACTTCAATGTTGAAGATGAACCCAATCTACACAATTTTCTAGAGATTTCAATCAACTTTATTAGTGCATCCTTTGTGTAAACTCTCAAGGAGACCCTTCTAAGTGAATCCCCAAGGCAttacaactttccattagttgtaggagattcactcAACtttccatcaccttggtcacctcaaaggagcattACATGCAAAGTGTTTGATCTTGGAATTGAAGCCTTGGTAAAGTATCGACATCATGATCGAGGGAGCAAATGGGAGCTGATTGAAACACGGGAAAGTATCGATCAAGCATCATAAGACAGCGCATCAACTGAGTTCAATCCATCAAGGTTCTCAATTGTCGAGTCTGTGTACACTACTTGTGTAAGATaaagtgtaagagtttgaattgccaaactcAACTATGTTCTTATGTAAgacctaaatcaaagtccttgtgtaggtcgcTAGACACAGGTGTGTCCAAGGGTGCCTCCGgcgggagtaaacgtaggtccttggattataactgaggttgttggttaatcaatagaaaaccaactcaagtctcttgcgggagcctcCGATAGGAGTGTTCGCTAGGGCCCTCTTgtaaggttgtaaaggttaaaggtgaacctgatttaaaacatccgATAATGAAATCCAGTAtattcatgggttgagtgcgtccgttgGGAGTGAAGTAGGAAAACCGAACCATTTACATGTTTGTGTTTAGAATTGTCTTTGAGCACTCATTTAATTATACTTATATGAtgaattgatgaattatatgtatgcataattagatgaatgttGGGATTAGATAAgtaacacattccacacacacatgtacagtattgtgtttatagactagttgcttcatacgaatatgatttgtagtctatatgattggacccactaATGACTTCAATgctttaaaattaaattattttacttgGTTTAATTTATACTTTAGTTTAAGTTAAATAATTGTGTTTAAATAGACATAAATTTTTTTTGCTCCTAATCACCCCCCCTAAGGCATAACCATTATTCCTTAGCTCCGTCAAGCTTATGCACGTAATTGTGGTATCCTGTGAAATTTAAACACTAAGTTATTTATGAAATATTCAATAGACAAATGCAACAAAGCAGACAATGTGTTCCCATATGTAGAGAAAATTTACCAAAAGTCTCCAAATTTTGCTAAAAAATTTCCCTATTATGATCAATTACTTGTGTTTCTGAATTATTTTGGAATCCAGACTTTGAAACACTAGAGCAGGTGATGGTTGTAGTCGCATCAAGCAGGAGTCTGATGGCACAGTGAGAAGAAAGAGTCACAGCATGTTAACACATAGTGAGCAGACAGTCACAGCACATTatttcccaccattaaaagaCAGTGGGAATCTACCAAGCATATAAAGATGCGGATATATAAAAACTCCTCgtcaagacaaaaaaaaaaaaagttcatttCAGGAAACAAAAGTCACCATGTTCAATTCCACCGAGACCAGGAAACTATCATTGCTACAttatagaaaagaaaaagactccttgttccattccatccatcataaCCAAGGAAGTTTAGTAGGCGTCCCTTATCCTGTTTATTACAAGCCCAACAAACCTGTCTCCCAGACCTAATATACAAATGGCAACTAAGTAAACCATCTTATTTAAATATGCTGATAAATTTggcaatccatcaatccatccttCACATACCGTGGCAGCTGCTTTGCACTCGTGTCCACCAATGGCATTATGATGGGAACCACCTCATTTACCTAATGAGAGAGATTATATAGGAATATTCAGACCAACAACAAAGAATTCGACTTCTCCTttgttatattatttatttatttatcttgttcttcttctctttgGAGCCACTATCTATGCCCACCCTTACTGTTCTTTCTACTACTAGTAATACAGTAGTACACAGCCATAGTCTCCTGGTATTACAGTAGTACAAAGTTGTACTAGGGTATTAACAGTAGAGAGACTGGTTCCTCCCTCCCTCCTGATAATACAATACTACCAAGCGGTACTATGTAGCCAACATTAGAAACAATGGGTTATTTTGTTGGCAATGAGGCTAAAGTCCATCTCCACAAGTTCAAGAACTTGAGAGAAACAAGCACCCTCTCTCCTAGTTCAGACCTCCATTTGAGAGGGCTATGTTGGTATCTTTTGTTCGAGTAAGTGTCTAAAAACTCAATTTAGTAATTAAAAATCAGTAAGTTTATTTTGGGATTCTCTTTAAGACCCCAAAATACTCTGGATTACATCCTTATAAATATAAAGACAGAAAAACTTGACCAGATACTTGTCTTTAATCGAATCAGACGAGCATTGTTGAGACTTGAGAGTATAATCTGAGTTTTAGAAACCATGGTTTCAAACCAATTTCAAGAACTCATGCAGGTTTACGAAGGAGAAAAAAAACTAGCTGAGTTTACGAAGTGGTGGTGGAAGTTTGGAAATGGAGTATCGTCTGTGGAGGGCAGTATTAGCAAACAGATCAGTGAGAGTGTCTGTGGAGGGCAGAATTAGCAAACAGATCGGTGAGAGTGATAAAGGGTGGATACCAGCGGCAGAGGTATGCGAATTTGGTGATGAATCGAAAGGTTCAGTAAAATATTTGTGAAATATGCACAATTCAAAGTGGGTGATAAGAGAAGAACGTGTTTCCAGGAAGATATCTGGATGGTAGATGTTTCAATATTACAATGATGGTAGAGAGATTATATGCATTGATCACAAGGAAAGATACTTATATTAAAAATCTTCTTTTAATTGGTAAGAAATAACTTTATAAGAAGCCCCTAGGGCAATTACAAGCTTAAAACATTACAAAGAAGATCTGACCAATCCCTAAAGAAACTTTAAGACTGACACCCAAGAGCTAACAAGGTGTTCAACTTGTTCAACTTAGGAACTGATTTGCTTACCATTACGATGTGGTAGGGAAAGTATGATTGTTGGAATTTGGAAGAAATATCTGGGATTTTGAAATTCTGATGTTTTgagaattaatatatatatatatatatgctagagAATGGTTATCCAAAGCCATCTAAAGCAGCTAGAAGAAAGTGGATCCACAATCTGCCTGGCAAGTTCTCATCGAAAGCCTTTTTCAAGGCAATCATTCCAAATGAATCGGGCAATATCATGCACCACCTTTGTTGATGAGAGGCAACTAATAAAATCCTGAGAATAGATCATTTGCGAAATATGATTTTGGCATTTCCCAACATTTGTTACACATGTTCAGGCACAGAAGAAAATGTCAACCATTTATTTCTTCATTGTGAGTTCTGAAAATGCGTACAGACGACcttcaaaaaaacaaaagaaagaaaatgagtaCAGTCCTTTTCAgttggggttgtttggatgcgcAGGTAGACAAGTGCGGGGTAAATCCATGTCCATGGACAGGGTGTGCAAGGGGACTTCCATTTCAAGGGGTGTCCTGGACATGGATTTCAATGTCTGTTGAGAATTTGTGTTTTGACGCGTCGATAGGGGCATCCATAAATGTTGAGATTGTGGTTGGAAAACACCTCTTGGAAGCAGTGTTTTAATTAGcgaatagcatgtagcgtaacATTCACCCCTCTAAAGTGTGAGGTGTAAGCTACCTATGCTAcacgctacttctagatttttaatcatggttgcacttggttgcaccaatttcatgatattctacaCCAAATTAAACTGATTAGTGAaagtataaaaaattaaaaattaaaaaaaataaaacaatcatgatatttggtgcaaccaaccacagctaaaagtaataggaaagggtaaTGATTgtcaagtataaaggtaaagaaagagcaacggaactgatttaatactgttacttatattattttactaaaagcattgaaaagatttactaattttatttaaaattgaaaatgacatttaaaacattaattgattataatattataatgaaatataacttgtaatgtaagctacatagcatgtagcaaTTAGCATAGTCTATGTAGCATGTagtgtatgcaaattatcatgtaacATAGTGTACGcatgacttaagctattttcacgAGCTACatagcattaaggctaagctatgctacaTCGCGTAAGCTACACGCTATATAGCATAGccatttaaaacactgcttggAAGTTCTTTCCTGAAGTGTACAATAGATGCATATGTTGAGAGGTGATTTACGGCACATGTGCCAACATAGCATGCACAAAAACACATGAGAGCCAGACGCCGTAATAAGTGGGTCCTAAAATGTGAACATGTTCTCTCTGGAAATCTGGTTGCATCTGCTGAAGTACAGTTGCAGTAGGAATGTGTagtgaacatttttttttttcaggaagcCTTTGTGCATGGACAACTGTATCCAGCCCTCCCAGATGAAGGCTGTAATATTCAATTTGAGGATAAACCTATCCAATGTGACAGCTGCATCAAAACACTGGAAAGCTTCCTTGGATTTGGACATCCATGTTCTAAGTGGAACTTCCACAAATCCAAACAACAACACATTACAAGCCTTTTGAATATCTTGAGCAACACCGTTCATCAGTGACAGAGCTGAGCTTTTCAAGGATTAGATGGCCATATATAGAAGTTAGGTGGATAATTTGGAAAGAAATGGAATAATGTGGAATCTATAGAAGGAACACAATAGAAATATATTCAAAGATGGGTTCAAAATTCAAATGATTGTagaacaaataaagaaaaaaaaaaaaagctatattATTAAAAACATTATCCAAATGACTAGATTGGAAGAAATAGAACTACTTTCAAGGTTGGAGAGACATAGGCCATAAATTTTCTTTTAACAGAGATTTCATAGAAGCGTTGCATCGAGCCAAGGTTTCCACCAATTGGGtgtattttctctcttttatatGTCCAAAGTCAAAGCCTTCATGGATATTGTAACATTTAATCTTGTTGTCAACAAATTTTACTGTTAAtaggtttttaaaaaatttaaaaaaacgaAAACAAAAAAGGAGGTTAACTTCAACTTAAGAGTCCTGAGAGGAGGACAAGTTTAGTTTTGAGTTTTGGACCTCAGTTTTAGTTACCCATAGTAATCAAGAAAGAAGAAACTTTATGATGGAGAAAATTAGAATATAGTTGAAAAAAACCTATTTCACCTTTTAACAGCACTACAACAATTCCTAGTAATAAAAGAATGGTCATtcacatccacctgaaagaaggGCGGTGGTAATCATAAACTACTTACCATAGTTCTGTTGCACCCTCGTAAACTTGTAAATGACTTTTACTATGGCACCATATTTCATGGATTTAAGTGTTCCCATGTGCCTGGAGAaccgaaagaaaaaaaaaagtttattacatcagtatagaaaaaaaaaaatcaacaaaatggATTCACCCATGCATCACTTTCAACAATTAGGAAAAAATCGAAAACCTTGTAAGAGAGAACAGATATATGATTACCAAAATTTAAATACGTTAGTAGATTCAGCACATGGAAACTTTAGGCACCCTAAAGAAGAAGTTTCTAAAAGAGCATATTACTCTGAAGCCAAACAGGTGGTTCCAGTTGGCTGTCACGCCCTTAGAAGGCAGGAGGTGATCTGGTATGTGAAAGTGGATTTGAGCACAGGAGTGGGAAAGTTTCCATTCAAAATGTTAGAAAGTTCAAACGCCATGAAGTGGGAGCAGTGGCATGAGTGTAGAGTGAGAGTGGGAGAGGGAATGGCACCTTGGGCAATAGGTTCctaccagtgttcgagttgtcggtatcgctacaagtttcgctggccggagataaagatataatatcgttatcgctgataatatcgccgataaccggaaatgcagggaaaaagggggaaatatgggggaaatggtggaatttttcagtgaaactttaggacatgcctaaatacacatatttacatattcaggaatgaaaattttacaaaaagaatgcatttaagttagaagtttccatttaatgggggccaaaaagtatgcgttgtcgtaagaaatcactcaaatagtaaccaaaattagtttatataatacaaatgcaagcttacaacaattaagacatgcaaaagtaaatgaattgaaaaaaatacacatttctggccatgtttcatccccacatagagtgacgaggtggctcgtaatcattgtccggaTCCCGTGGCAATTGAGAGTAGTACTGCTGCACAACATATTAGCAGTACTGTTCCCAGGTCATTCTCTActcgtaccaattgaggaactctcttatgtacctctgatagtCATCCTCCCAAACTGTACGAGAACACCTAAACGTGAGAATTACGTGACATACATCGACGGCATTTCCTGAGCAGGGTACTGAGGAAATAGATCAAGTCCAACCCCGACTCTTGATAGTATTGCTGCCAGTCATATGGGAACCCCGAATATCCTCTTGTCAAAGGGTCATGACTCAAAGAACTATCTTCCGGCTGCCTGTACCCATGGGTAGATGAGCGTGACTGAATGTCAGAACTGTCATGGTCATACTCGTGATATCCCCCATAAGCATACGGTGGGACAGAGGTGTAGCTCCCCTGATCTGAACTTATATCCATAGATGACAAGCTGCGTGTGAGAGCATCAACCGCGGCGCGTCCGGCTTTCTTCTTCGAACGACGCTCGAACATATATCTGGGCTCTGATGCTCTCGCCCTAGATGGTGGACGAGATCCATGATCCCCGtcctgagtggcatggtcaaaACTCTACTCCTCAGTGAACTGGCCAACGGATCGTTGGCTCTGAGCCGTCGTGTACCCCCCACCACTGCCACCCCCACCCCTACTAGTACCACCTATACTAGTGTCGATGCCTCCGTCCCCTccttcatcaccatcatcatcttcgtcatcgtcgtcgtcgtccCTAGGACCAGTGTCAagtgggggttgagtctcatcatcatcatcactcactacaacttgatgatgaggaggaggccgtgaagatgcttcctcaccctGATTGGAACGTGCcgaactcctcaccaaaggatcAAAGGAGTCTGTATCCGCCTTTTGTTCCTCTACTACCTGATCGACATCGATACCCAGAGCCGCTGCTCCCTCGGCTACCTGTGGAGCAGGGCCTCCCtccgcatcatctaaatcagctgatttgacccactcataaagtgggtcctcatcatcatcacctatctgTGCCATGTTACCTATAGACAACAGGTCTAACGGGTCTTGATTTTCCTCCATGTCTCGGTCTACCCGCAACTGtctctctcttaacttcatattgtaatgGCAGTAAACGAGCTTTTGCAGCTTCTCATATGCTAGTCTGTTCCTCTTGctggtgtgtatgagtgaccatgtgctccaGTTCCTCTCACACGGTGAGGAGGATACAGTCTGTGCGAGAACACGGACTGCCAATAACTGCAGTGCGGGCGTGTCGACTCCAtacatcgcccaccactcacctatatatccatgaggagcttgttttagtttgaagtttaaataaaaaatgcaattacctaattatgttaccatactcacatggcatcatcgtttcagtcgatgcttttgctagtgcggatgagaacgtaccccttgcatccctaaaccgcagcaactgtaaacacggattcacatgttattatttttaatcacccatattTCTAGAGGCTATAAGGAAGAAATTTTATTGCATTACCTGGTTACCGAAATCTGCTTGCGCTGTTGATTCTGGGAACAATCGTTCAAACGCCTCGTGGACGGCCATCGTCAAATCTTTATTCTCATGGAGCCGAcgtttataatgaaatttgggattcaggtagtatgctgaaacccaaatattagttactcagttgtattaacatgcaaacagaagtgatgcttaaagtactcagttgtattaacaaacttaccagcttggtggagtggatgctcGAGAGTCCCAGTCCATCGACGATCAATGATATCGATCACCCACTGATACGAAGTGGGGATTACAGTCATTATCCCCTgtctcataattctcataagttcatacattgaccccatcgaaggccacatctcattatctacgactcgtaggaccttgtacatCGGATGCAGGAAGGAAACAATGTTGTGAACTTTATCCCAGAAGGCATCGGAAAGCACTATATTTGAACATGTCTTTGCACCCTCAATCTTCTTCTGATTCCACTCCATGTATCTCTCGGATCTGAACAAATTTCTGAGACCCACGCAATGCCTGTATAAGATGTCAAGTGCAATGAAGTTCGTGGCGAATCGTGTCGCGCCTGGTTTAACGATGTCCCCTCCACAACACTCACGCATTGCAGccaacaaccatgagtgattgtatataaagtttgtcactTTCCTCGCATCCTGGATGGTTTTCCTGACAGAATCCCTCTGGTCAATCtcctcgagcattaaatcaatgcagtgtgcCGCACACGGGAtccaatagagattgaacttctacatcaatttcttccccgccttaacgaacgcactgccattgtccgtcacaacttggacaacattctGGGACTCAACATCTCTAATCACTCCTTTCAGGAGAGCATATATGTATTCGTGATCTTTTATTCTGGCCaatgcatcaatggatttgaggaaaaccggttgtcctctacagtacaccacgaaattgataatggacaatttcgTGGGTCCTGTCCACCCATCACACAAGATTGTTACCCCATACTGCTTCCAATTCGGCTTGAGTCCACGTACCCAAGCCTGCATCTCCTCGTGCTCCCGATCGAGGTAGACGCCAAGAATCTCCTATGGCGTAGGAGGCTTCACGCCGGGCCCGGCACGCTGcacctcctcaatcatatttttgaagtgaggactgtctgctgcatttgctggtacatggctcgagatgaaccacctagatatagcACCACCTACTTTCTCCCTGAGCCccttgctccacatattttttaatctttttttattaaCACCTGCGATGGGTGCATCTAGGACACGAGCGCTTTGCGTGCGTTGTAGGCCATGCCTGCTGCCTCCCTCAAATCGTCTACTGCTCCCACCAGCCTCATGTCGAGACGTCCCAAACGACGGCCTACTCTCATCAATCTGTCTTCTTTGCTCCCCCTCCCACTCTGAAGCCCGAGACTCACGAATCACTTGTCTAAAATCACTCCTTTCTCGAGCCGTAACACAGTCATCGGGGTACACAATCCCctcatcgtcgtcgtcatcgtGCTCGTCGATAGCACTAGGCCCCATCCAGTGCCTCGTAGCTCCTCCCTCATATCCCTCTCCCAATCCCTTTGCTGCAGCTTGCGTGACTTCGCTTCAGTTAAGACtgttctcatctcctctctcactgGCCTCGTTACACTTGGACAGTCTTTCACATTCTTATATCCCCCTGCCAAATGTTCCTTTAGCCTAGACACTCCCCCACTCCGTATCACTTGGCCACAATAGTTGCATATGGCTCCATATTTATTTCCCTCAACTGGCCGTCCATGTTTCCACCCAATGTCCCGTGCTCCTCCTTTTCCCGATCCAGACGACATTTCGCTCCCTAATagtatacaaatttgcaataatcgACAAAAAAGGTGCATCGGCTCGTATTCAGTGTAAGAAGCCCAAATCATTTCAAGGGTTAAGATGttagatcaaatcaaaatttcatataaatTACAATTGAGGAAAGAGTTTGCAGATtacatactaagtaaactttaaggggcctattgtgatttatacatacaacatgatgagtattggaaaaaaaaaaaatgaaacagatatagTCTCAGGTGGACAATGCAAAAGGAAACGGTTGTGATTGTACGGTCCACCATTAAACACTtattaggacccaccataatgtgtccataatgtttattttccatccaacccgttgaaaaGGTTACATAaatctagatgaagtgaaaaaacaaatatcagctttatacaaaacttttatggcccataataaagttcaagtggaccccaccatagaaaatagggaCTGTGATtgcatatccaccattaaaatcctcctaaagatggctgtactgtttacttgacatccaatctgttgattaggtcatacagatccaggtgaagggaaaaaacaaagataagcttgatccaaaacttttatggccctcaaaaagtttttattaGTTGAAGTTTATTCAACGCTTtttccaataatgtggtccacttgagactgttaTATACCTAAGTTTTGGTCTCATTCTATCAAATGATGTAGgaaaatagttggacggcatagatgaaacacattcatcatggtggggcccacagagcatcaaccACCATccatggctggtggtagggggcgtagccaatctgtttctttTGACTACAGTTTTTAGCTACAGCTTTAATCTGTAGCCAATGCCCCTAAAATTGGTTTGCTTACTGAGTtaactcttattgtactgagtaaactcagttgggcccactgtgaatttatgtggtttatccacaccttccatacgtTTTTCTgtctcattttaagcgttgagcccaaaattgaaggttatataaatctcaagtgggccataccacaggaaatagtggaaataatgatttccaccgttgaaacctttctatgccccacggtgatgttcatttttcatccaaactgttcatgagatcaaacaaacatggatgaaaggaaaaaacaaatataatcttgttccaaaacttctgtggcccccaagaaattttcaacggtgtaactttaattcacattgtttcctatggtgtggtccattttagccttgTAAATCCTTTTGTTTTGAtataaggccctaaaattatcttgtaaaatggatagacagactggataaaatacataaaccacggtggaccccac
Coding sequences:
- the LOC131258408 gene encoding uncharacterized protein LOC131258408: MLEEIDQRDSVRKTIQDARKVTNFIYNHSWLLAAMRECCGGDIVKPGATRFATNFIALDILYRHCVGLRNLFRSERYMEWNQKKIEGAKTCSNIVLSDAFWDKVHNIVSFLHPMYKVLRVVDNEMWPSMGSMYELMRIMRQGIMTVIPTSYQWVIDIIDRRWTGTLEHPLHQAAYYLNPKFHYKRRLHENKDLTMAVHEAFERLFPESTAQADFGNQLLRFRDARGTFSSALAKASTETMMPCEYGNIIR